A stretch of DNA from Francisella uliginis:
ATGCTCACCAGTTATTCCGAGATCGTTAAGATGGCTACTATAGCAATCTCCTTTACACTTAAATTCTTCAAAATTATCAAAAAGAGAAGCTATTCTACTTCTAGCATCAAGCTCTAGATAATTACTACCTTTTGGAACTTCTTGTTTATAGTATACTTCAATTGCTTGTCTTAGCCTAAGAGCTACAACAGCAGGTGTTGCTCCACTATCATTTATTCTAAAACTTAATGCTTCTGGCCTATACTCATCAACAAAATCTGTACATACTGCTTGCCATAACTGCTCAAATCCATCCACTGATGTAAATATATCAAATGTTACTTTGCCTTCTTGCTTACTTTTATCTACTAACACTTCACAATTTCCAGATCCTACAACACCTACAGTACAAGCTAAGCCTTTCGTTGTTGAATTTGTAGATTCAAATATATAATTTAATTTTTGCATATCTATTTCACCTACCAGTTTCTAAATTTACTTGGTGCTTTATATAAGCCTCCTGAAATATCAACAAGATCACGTATAGATTTAGCCGCCAGCAAATCCCTAGTTGCATCACTAAGTTTTATCCCTAAATCCTCTGGGCGCTGAATCACTCCCCTTTCTCTTAGCTCAGCAACCTTTTGTTTATCTCTTGCTAATCCAACTGGCGTATAACCTGCTACACCTCGAATTGCCTGCTCTCTCTCATTTGTGTTCCTACACATCAAAAGATTTGCAATACCTTCTTCTGTAACAACGTGCGATATATCATCACCATAAATCATTACCGGAGGTAAATCTGCTTTCATTTCTTTTTGTAAATCCCAAGCATCAAGATTTTCAACAAATGTTGGTTTACCAGAACCCTGAAATGTCTCGACCATTTGTATAACTAATTTTCTTCCACGTGGCATATTGTTAGATGTTGCTTGTGTTCGTTCTTGTCCTGCTTTTAACCATGCATAAGAAGAGTGTCGCCTACCCAAAGAGTCGCAGCCCATATTTGGAGCTCCTCCAAATCCAGCTACACGCCCTTTTGTTGCCGTTGAACTATTTGCTTGTAAATCTATTTGTAAAGTCGCCCCATTAAAAGCATCACTTCCATAATGTCCAGCTAATTGACCAAATAACCTATTTGATCTAAGTGACTCATCCCTACCTGTAAAAAATATATCGGATCTTGCTTTGACATAATCATTCATCCCTAATTCTCCACCAAAACAATAGACAGACTCCACAAATCCCGCTTCAATTGCTGGAATCAATGTTGGCAAAGGGTTAACTACCCAATGTTTACAAACCTTACCTTTCAATCCTAATGATTCGGCATATGTAGGTAAAATAAGTTCTATAGCACAGGTGTTAAAGCCTACACCATGATTAAGTCGATTAATCTGATATGGAGCATATATGCCTTTAATAACCATCATTGCCATTAAAATTTTGATTTCATCTATCAAAGCAGGATCTCTAGTAAATAGTGGTTCAATATAACATGGTTCGGGAGATTCTATA
This window harbors:
- the mdcA gene encoding malonate decarboxylase subunit alpha, producing the protein MKDWNSLEKEYQNRVSSISKFLDGKVCKSNDCISLLESAILPRDKVCIEGDNQKQASFLAKSLLACDVSKVNHLHMIQSAISLPQHLDIFDKGIASKVDFSFSSPQSIRLSQMIKNGKIEIGNIHTYNELYARMVMDLTPNVALIVAEQADREGNLYTGANTEETPAIVEATSFKKGLIIVQVSKIVDKLPRVDIPGDWIDVIIESPEPCYIEPLFTRDPALIDEIKILMAMMVIKGIYAPYQINRLNHGVGFNTCAIELILPTYAESLGLKGKVCKHWVVNPLPTLIPAIEAGFVESVYCFGGELGMNDYVKARSDIFFTGRDESLRSNRLFGQLAGHYGSDAFNGATLQIDLQANSSTATKGRVAGFGGAPNMGCDSLGRRHSSYAWLKAGQERTQATSNNMPRGRKLVIQMVETFQGSGKPTFVENLDAWDLQKEMKADLPPVMIYGDDISHVVTEEGIANLLMCRNTNEREQAIRGVAGYTPVGLARDKQKVAELRERGVIQRPEDLGIKLSDATRDLLAAKSIRDLVDISGGLYKAPSKFRNW